The nucleotide window TCATATAATCCATTATAGCTCGAGCTGAGGAACCTATACCCCCATCACCCACGGGAGAAGGGGATCCTAATGACACAGAAATAGAACTTAGAAAGAGAATACTGGAGTAGTTACAAGGGAGTATATGAAGGAATGAGATTTAAGAGCTGCAAAGCACAaccaccagagagagagagagaggggcatcATAAATACAGAGCTGATTGAATAATTTAACATGCAGTGCCTCTTGAATTTTGATAAGTCATGAGACAAAAAGTTTGGAGGACTGTACGCAGTCATATCTCTCTCCTAATCCACACTCATTGTcttctcatcttcctcatccCATTGAATATTCTCTTTTCTGCTTCTGTTCTCGAGACCGAAATTGTGGCAATTTTTGGGCCGGGCGAGACTGAATGTCAGGAGGGAATATGCACTAAGACGATCAAGGCTGCTTTCATCTCATATCAGCATATGTAACATCTGTTCAGCGAACCAGAACTCTGGCACGAAGCCTCTCATTTGGTTAactatgaataaaacatgactgCCTAATTTTCACCTGTCAAAATTGTTATGTCTCAGCTTGTCGGTTGGTTGATTGGAAATATGATGAACGGAGCCGAAAAACGAGATTGGGGTTCTGATTTGTTGCTCATCTTGTTTGGGTAGCTGGACGGTTATTGAGTGACTGCAGTGCAATTTAAAAGACATGGCTGCGCGCATGCTTAATgatagtgtatgtgtgtgagcaagtgagggtatgtgtgtgtatatctggaGGAATTCAGATTCAGATGAGAAATTGATGCGACACAGCCAGTTCGCATAGTTAGCATAGTTAGCGTTAACGACTTCACGCAGGTGGAAACAGCTGGCCTTTCaacaaaatctgacaaagtcaCTGCGTCTGGACAAGAAAGAGTCCCACATGTCTCTCTGTGAACCACAAATTGTAATTTTGACACATctttttcattaattattaattaattaattaattattattatttcaaattaaGTAAATGAGACATAATTAGTGAGTTTAAGAGTTGCTGAGAGAGTGATTTCgctacctttggacagagctatGTTAGCTCTTCCCCTGTTTCCAGACTTTAGGCTAAGCTAAGATGAATAGCTGCTGGCTGTGACTTAAAGGCGTTATTGATAACACATTGCTAATGCTATCTAGCTAACATTggggcagtacagtatgctcaGCGCAGTCTGTAGAAATCAGCCATTCTTACatcttttttcccacaaactggcaactaccaagactgttgatcactgacgaaacaaaaaataatgtttttgaggAAAAGAGATAcctttattctgcacctttctccATGCTCCGTAGATGCATGTGTTGTATTGGAAGCctgttgttagtttatgttagcggaccCCATTTCTGAACCCATTctcatcctttggactgtctgTGAAATCCGACCCCAATAAATTAAACGGATACATGAAAGTATGAAAAGAATTGCTccaaattgttacacagagcccctttcaCATTCAGCatacacatgtaaaaaaaaagtatcgTCCCATTAAATTAGAGAATTTCCTTAAATGCATAAAATTGGCTGCAGTTTGGGATGCAAGGAACGAACTCGGTAGATTATAATTTCCTCTCTCTATTTGCAAGAGTCAGTCCCCTCCTCCCATTTCAAATATATGCTAATCATATAGGTTTTTCCTTCTAATTTAATGAGAATGAATCACATTAACTGATAAGATGAGAAAATGTGCATGAAACCACTTTTCCTTTGTGGATAAACAGTGTACTTGAATCATCTCACGTTGGATATTAGCtgccccctccccctcttccttttTGAAACCGGAGGAGCATTAAGTgctttgatataaaaaaaaaagaaaacaataccgagacaagagaagaggagagaaatcGATGCTCGCtcgatctgtgtgtgtgtgtgtgtgtgtgtgctgacagcAGTGCAGTCCGACCCATGTATGGAAGATGGCAGGGAGGGAAGGTATGTGAGAGGCCTGGTTCATGTCAGAGATGGAGGAGACCGGCTGCTGTCCTGGATGAAGCTCGGCAGGGACATCCGGACTGGCAGCAGGAGTCAAGACGCATGGATGCACTCAGCTGTGCAGGAGAGTAGTTTACTCATGCATGTGAACATTACAGGTCACCATGAAGTGATACAGTATTATTTACACTGAGCTTCATACTGTGGACAAACAGGAGACACGCATCATTTGGTGGGCACTGCTGGTCTGTTTCAGGATAAAGCATAACTGCTGTGAGCTGCAGGTTTccaggaaaaaagaaatgacaggaATTGATGGTTGCACAGGCCCCCTCCATGGATAGATTGGGTACATTttagaaagaagagagaagatgGTGTGCGCGAAAAAGCCCCAATAAAATACAGTCAGACCAGAAACTGTTTCTGCAGAATGGTTGCAGGCTGCCAAGGCTACGCTGTGTGCCTTCATCATGTCCTTGTATAGGCTACTGCAAAGGACACATTCAGAATGAGATCATGAAGATGTCAGATATTGAAGGGATAGTTTTAAATTGTGGGAAATATGCttttcactgtgtgtgagataagaagactgataccactctcatatgtgcatgttaaatataaaataagataCTGCCAAGAGATGGTTAGCATACGTTAGAatacagactggaaacagagggaaacagctagcatagCTGTCCgaaggctaaaaaaaaaaatccttgtcagacaattgtgttgtcctttaaggtcaatttGTTTAGTCAGTcgtgaaaatgaagagagtttgtttatttagtttgtttaggcataaaaaatcgTCAAAAcgacacagtgctcctttatgACTGTCACTGAACATCATTCAGGGAGAAATCTATGGTTGAAGAGTCAGTTATCGCACCAACAATAGAATAACATGGTgctgagttttttgttttttttcacacagtaaAGAAGTTCTTGTTATTGCCTCGGTATTCTGTGTCACTATCTCCACCCTCACCCAGAACTGACGGCTCAATATGACAGCTCTTGTATTCTGCTGCCCCCAAAAAGATCTTTTTAGTAAACGATGACACGGCACATTGTGGTTTCAACAGAAGTTCACCTCATTACTGCAGAAATTCCTGAAATGAACACACATCAGAAAAACGTCAAGTGTGTGCAAGAGGGGATTTTTTTCGGTTAAGTAAACAGGAATTAGCCAGAAAAACAGATGGTATACGCCACATGACAGAGTGTTAACCATACATCGAGTCTGTCGGCTCTACATGTAAAGGACAGAGTGAATCTTCCTTCAAATGGCCTTTTTCCAGTGTTTCACTTCTTCCTTCTTGCTCTGTCACTGCAGTGCTGTGCAGCATTTCTCAATTCTCACCCCTTtccttcctgtttgtctgttcCGCTCTCTGATGCCTgtagtattagtattattatgGCTGCGAGTGTTGAAAAGCTGGCAGGACTGAAAAGACATCGGCACCACAAAGGCAGCGGAATGAGCGGCAGCAGGGCTCGGCGCTCGACATGTGGAATggcatttacatttcaaaagagGCAGACTAAATAAACCACGGCACTTTTACAATATCTGACATGCTCACTTCTCTTGTTCCACCACATCCTCTGTCACCATCTCCTACTCTCTCTGCATCCGTTTGTCATTCTCTGTTTCTATACATAGACGTACTCTCGGAGTCTAAAGCTGATatcaagtttgacattttgggagtAATAGGGGATAAAGAGTGGACAGCAGCTAGCTTGGCTTTGTCCAAAAGTAACATAGGCTAATCTGCCAAACACCACTTGTGAGACCCAGTAATTAACACGCTCCATTTTGATTGTTTagtctctttaaaaaaataaatgtcaaaacaacaattttTCACCAGGAGACAATGTGCTGGATTTAAAtgtagcctagcttagcatgatGACAGGAAGCGGGGAACAGCTCAGCTAGCTGCGTCCGAAAGATACAAAATCAGAGGAAGTAACTGtaacaaatgtgttttagtacagattaaacaaaggAGATGGGGAATGTTGGTGAGTAAGCATTAACCATGTTCATAAACCTACCTTTGGACACAGCTAGGCTAGCCGTTTCACCCCATTTCCAGTGTTTAGTCTATTGGCTGTAGCTAGCGACATAAATaggacatgagagtggtatgaATTTAAttatctaactcttggcaagaaagcgaataaactcatttcccaaaatgtcaaactacttcattatttttactgcttttttgggtttgtttttttatggaatttgcatttttatgtcCATTTACAATAAAAGCCATAtggttttaaataaaaaaagaaactcaacTTTGGGAAGTCATCATATCAATGACACTAGCTTTAGTAAACAACAAGTTTTAATGgattatttctctctctgttctctctccagCTCGGCCTATGATGTGGTCCTACGACAGAAGGTTGCGGTGAAGAAACTGTCCAGGCCTTTTCAGTCTCTGATCCACAGCCGGCGCTCCTACCGGGAACTCAGGCTGCTCAAGCACATGAAACATGAGAATGTGAGTGCTCCTCATGATAGTAcccagagacagacagacagacgcagCTCCCTGCGTGCTTCCGCTCTGTTATTGATCAGCTCTGCTTGTCTCGTGTCTTGCCCCTGCAGGTAATAGGGCTGCTGGACGTCTTCACACCTGCTGCAGCGTTAGAGGACTTCAATGAACTGTAAATCCTTTTTCCTACAAGCTACACAGCTGTTCACGtttcataaaaaatacacaaagattCTGTGATCAGAGGGCAGGGTGGTGTAGGTGGAGGTTATCCTAGGGGGATTACAAGCTCGCAATAAATGACGGTTGCCATGGCAGCATCACTATGTTCGTCCCCAACCCCCCATTCACTCGTACGCTCTCCCCCTTTTCCACAGCTACCTGGTGACTAACCTGATGGGCGCAGACCTCAATAACATCGTTAAATTTCAGAGGTTGTCAGACGAGCACGTGCAGTTCTTAATTTACCAGCTTCTCCGTGGCCTCAAGGTACCTGCATAATGACACACCTGCTGTATGCCGTACTGAATGCTGCATGAATAATACATGTGTTATACTGGATATATGCAGATATCGTTTCAGTGGTTCCATGtcgttttttttctgatgttctCCCACAGCCCTGACACATGAACTGGATTACAATTGAACTGTTGATATTTAGGTTGCTATGCTCAAGTCTGATTTTATACTATTAACTTAAAGTAGCGGAATTTGGTCATTTACACCATTTATCTGTTATTTCAGCCACCTTAttcaaccatccatccattacCGTCAGTTACATAATTCAACTATaatttaaaagtaaagtataaaagtatttATAACCATTAAATCCTTTTATTTTAAGCTAACGATCTCAACTATCTCTcaaaggggcaatttgtaagatgtggtcagaaaatgtaattcaaaaaaattaaaaaattaactcACATTATGTGACTGGtcagagccactgtaaatcacctccatactgttgCCCCCGTCTTCACACTTGCATCTCTTGGTCTGACAGGCTATGTTCAGTctcagtctggtgtccagctgtgttcaccgGAAGCCCTGTTTAGCTGACCCCCGTGGCTCCCCTTGACTGGTCGTGGTTCGACTAGACATCTGTCAGATAATAGGGCTTCTGAGCACCACAGCTAattgagctacttgctaacagcagctagtcgcaatagccaaagatagctacagcaaagagtaaagagagcagcagttagcggttatgctgCTCCCTATACTGTAGTTTTGAaactaccttcaaattctggccatttccTTCAAAATACACCTTAAACTATTTTAATTATGTAAACTATCTATTAATTTTAGCTAACTATGATAACTGTTTATCCTTTAAGCTGTTTAATTCAACCATGAATCCATTACTTCCCTCTGTTTCCAACCTACCTCAACTGTTACTGTCGCTTGCTAACTAGTCTTCACACAGTAACAGGTGTTACAGCTGACCTTTTTGTGGTTTAGAAATTTGTTGTGAACTGGGGTCACCTGTCAGCAGTCTTTCTGTCAGAAATATGAACCCACAGTCTATGTTGCAGCAACACTCCTTATATTTATCCTAAGCTTGACATCCTGTTATTCTTCATGAATTCTGCCCAAAGCCTGCGTGCTAACACTGAGTCAGTCCAGCAGCCAGCAGGGCCGGCTGTTCAGCCTTCCCGGTTACCATGAGGCAGACAAAAGCAGTCTCCCTTTAGATGGGGGGCTATATGGTAAACTGCACTGTTGACCCCTGTGTCCCTTtatgtcctctctctctctcccccctctctcctcccccatCCTCCGGCCCCACCCCGCCGCCTGTCGAACAGTACATCCATTCAGCGGGATTGATCCACAGAGTGAGTGCCTCCTTGTTGCCCTTCTTGTCATTTTTGACCATCAAGTTTGAGAACGCATAAAAGCACTTGCctgctttaaaagaaaaataaacccaTTTTAACTTCTTAACACAGATTTCCCTTAATATTTCCCTTAAAATAGCACTTTACTGTCTGATAGTACCATCATCAAAGATATGTGACGTTTACACAGTGAAATTCTCAAGCCCAGTACTGCATGTTTTACATGTCCGCACCATTCATTCAAACCAAAGTATTCTGGATGTCTTTTGTGTGATCTTGTTCACCTTCATACACAGCTCAGTAGGACATTTTTGGAGACCATTTTTTAGGAAACTCTGGAAACTCCACTAGATGAAGTTATGTATGTTGGAACGCTGTTTGGCTGCAGAGCATACTTGAATTTCAGTCTTTGAAAATGGATTGTAGCCTTTTTAAGAGAAGTAGAGTATCTACTTTTTATGGTCCTTCAAGGTTGTTAAAGTTGGGTGAAATCCAATCCAGTGAATATTTAATAACTGGCTACAAATAGAAAAGCTGATTAGCAACTTAAATCTGATTGTGCAGTAGTGTTAAATAAACAGGAAAGGCTGAGCTGTTTTATATTCATATCTATCCCTCTATCTGCAGATACATCTTTATTCTAATcatgtttctctcctcctctgctttaCTATCTTTGCCAGGACCTCAAGCCGAGCAACGTGGCAGTAAATGAGGACTGTGAGCTGAGGGTGAGACTGATGTTCAGATTGAAGTGTAAACCAGTGTAGAGATCCTTCACTCCAACCTGTTAGCTccatcaattaaaaaaaactgccttcCTGTCCTGCAGATACTTGACTTTGGATtggccagacagacagatgacgaGATGACAGGGTACGTGGCGACACGCTGGTACAGAGCGCCGGAGATCATGCTGAACTGGATGCACTATAATCAGAACGGTAGGACACCATCACACTACAGACAGTTaataagcttttttttctctgaagcaaatgaaatgtaatttaaactctgttgtttttctcttccagtTGATATTTGGTCAGTGGGATGCATTATGGGAGAGCTCCTGAAGGGAAAAGTCCTATTTCCTGGCACTGACTGTATCCTTTTTATCAGTCTGGCAAGAGCCCGCTGCAATTTGCAACCTTTTTTCCCTCTTAGCGTCAACCTCCCATTACCTCCGTAAAGTGCCCTGTGGATGCAGACCTCTTGTGGATTTGCATTACAATCCGAGGCCTTTCTGGAGGGGAGGCGCATCAACAGAGAGAAGTGGGGAATGAATGGGAGCGATGACAAAAGGCTGAATTATCTAGGTTGTTGTGTTCGGTATCTAAGTGCAGAGCTAAAACAAATTTGATTTACTGATCTTTGTGTGTCGGGGGACTTGCTGTCTAGAAAATAACTATTGACCTTCAGCTTCATAGTTTCGAGTCTGAGTTGATTTACTATGTGCCAGGATGTCAAATCTGAACAGCCTTTAACTCCTCCTGCATGAAGATATTGACCAGCTGAAGAGAATCATGGAGGTTGTTGGGACTCCGACACCGGATCTGTTGAAGAAGATCTGCTCTGAACATGTGAGAGTGGGAGGATGTTTGGTTTAAAGAGAAAAAGCCTGTCATCCACACACTGTAATGTTGCTGCCACTGACACAGGCAACCTAATTGATTGGTTCATTCCATTGACATGGCTGTTGATTGAATAGTCAATATGTGTGAGTGTTGGGGTGATTGATCGCTAACTGTTTGACACTAAATGATCCATATTGTCACATGCCAAGAGTTGAGCGTTGGTCTGTATTTTGCAGGCGCAGAAGTACATCCAGTCTCTGCCCTTCATGCCCCAGCAGGACCTGGAAAAGATCTTCCGAGGAGCAAATCCACTAGGTGGGCGATGCACGATTGCATTATCAACATCGCAAATTCAATTGCAAGGCTTCGAGAGGCTGCTAAAGCTCAAGTTGCTCCCTCCGTATTGTAAATGAGAAAATTCAGTTACACACATCCTTCACCTCCGTCTGTTTCCGTCTCTGTTAGCTGTCGATCTACTGAAGCGTATGCTGGTTCTGGACTGTGACGGGAGGATCTCGGCCAGCGAGGCTCTGTCCCACCCCTACTTCTCACAGTACCACGATCCGGACGACGAGCCGGAGGCCCCGCCTTACGATCAGACACTGGAGAGTAAAGACCGGACTCTAGAGGAGTGGAAAGGTAAACTGTCATTTGAAAAGGAGCACAATTGACGATTTCCACTGAGACTCGATGTGTTTGCAGCGTATCCATGGCATTATAAAAATGTCCAGATGTTCTTTACTTCTCAGTTTCTTTCAGATGAATGCTCTCACTTCCTTTTGCAAACAATTTTAGAAGGGCCTATTTGATTCGCAGATGAGGAAGTTGCGCATGTTGATACCACAGATCCAAAGTGAGCTTCAAACTGCAGAGCTTTTACTTTGCGGATTATGCAACGATGAGTTTAAACTGGGATGTTTGTCGAGGGGAATGCTGACTACACGGTCAAAGTACTACGGgttttgaaatatttacagATGCCATTTGTACCGTGATAAATGTGATTACGTTTCATTTCAGAGGGGAGTTTTATGGTTTGTGAAATGCCCCAGAGCTGATGTGAGTCATGGCGGATCATTCTGTGCATTCTGATGTGAAGTTTCTTTGATAGACCAGCTGAACCAGCACAATTATAATGGCACTGTATAAAAGC belongs to Pagrus major chromosome 14, Pma_NU_1.0 and includes:
- the mapk11 gene encoding mitogen-activated protein kinase 11 — encoded protein: MSARPGFYRQELNKTVWEVPERYQNLTPVGSGAYGSVCSAYDVVLRQKVAVKKLSRPFQSLIHSRRSYRELRLLKHMKHENVIGLLDVFTPAAALEDFNELYLVTNLMGADLNNIVKFQRLSDEHVQFLIYQLLRGLKYIHSAGLIHRDLKPSNVAVNEDCELRILDFGLARQTDDEMTGYVATRWYRAPEIMLNWMHYNQNVDIWSVGCIMGELLKGKVLFPGTDYIDQLKRIMEVVGTPTPDLLKKICSEHAQKYIQSLPFMPQQDLEKIFRGANPLAVDLLKRMLVLDCDGRISASEALSHPYFSQYHDPDDEPEAPPYDQTLESKDRTLEEWKELVFEEANSFKASGKKTDSLQVEQ